One Aspergillus oryzae RIB40 DNA, chromosome 2 genomic window carries:
- a CDS encoding tyrosinase family protein (predicted protein), protein MVALQALSLGLLASQALAFPAASQQAATATLPTTASSSTAVASSQLDQLANFAYNVTTDSVAGGSESKRGGCTLQNLRVRRDWRAFSKTQKKDYINSVLCLQKLPSRTPAHLAPGARTRYDDFVATHINQTQIIHYTGTFLAWHRYFIYEFEQALRDECSYTGDYPYWNWGADADNMEKSQVFDGSETSMSGNGEYIPNQGDIKLLLGNYPAIDLPPGSGGGCVTSGPFKDYKLNLGPAALSLPGGNMTAAANPLTYNPRCMKRSLTTEILQRYNTFPKIVELILDSDDIWDFQMTMQGVPGSGSIGVHGGGHYSMGGDPGRDVYVSPGDTAFWLHHGMIDRVWWIWQNLDLRKRQNAISGTGTFMNNPASPNTTLDTVIDLGYANGGPIAMRDLMSTTAGPFCYVYL, encoded by the exons ATGGTCGCCCTCCAGGCTCTCAGTCTGGGCTTGCTGGCTTCGCAGGCTTTGGCCTTCCCTGCTGCGTCTCAGCAGGCCGCTACGGCTACTCTGCCTACCACAGCGTCCAGCTCAACTGCGGTCGCCTCGTCCCAACTCGACCAGCTGGCCAACTTTGCGTACAACGTCACCACTGACAGCGTCGCCGGCGGCTCCGAGAGCAAGCGCGGCGGCTGTACCTTGCAGAATCTCCGCGTCCGTCGCGACTGGAGGGCCTTCTCGAAAACCCAGAAGAAGGACTACATCAACTCCGTCCTGTGCCTTCAGAAGCTGCCTTCGCGCACCCCGGCTCACCTAGCCCCAGGTGCCAGAACTCGTTACGATGACTTTGTGGCCACCCACATCAACCAGACCCAGATCATCCACTACACG GGTaccttcttggcttggcATCGCTACTTCATCTACGAATTCGAGCAGGCGCTGCGTGATGAGTGCAGCTACACCGGCGACTACCC TTACTGGAACTGGGGTGCCGACGCCGACAACATGGAGAAGTCCCAGGTCTTCGACGGCAGCGAGACCTCGATGTCCGGCAACGGCGAGTACATCCCTAACCAGGGGGACATCAAGCTGCTCCTGGGTAACTACCCAGCCATCGACCTACCCCccggcagcggcggcggctgcGTCACCAGCGGTCCATTCAAGGACTACAAGCTGAACCTGGGCCCGGCCGCCCTGTCCCTGCCCGGCGGAAACATGACCGCAGCAGCCAACCCCCTCACCTACAACCCCCGTTGCATGAAGCGCTCCCTCACCACCGAGATCCTGCAGCGATACAACACCTTCCCCAAGATCGTCGAGCTCATCCTCGACAGCGACGACATCTGGGACTTCCAGATGACCATGCAGGGCGTCCCCGGCAGCGGCTCCATCGGCGTCCACGGCGGCGGCCACTACTCCATGGGCGGCGACCCCGGTCGCGATGTCTACGTGAGCCCCGGAGACACTGCCTTCTGGCTTCACCACGGTATGATCGACCGCGTGTGGTGGATCTGGCAGAACCTCGACCTCCGGAAGCGCCAGAATGCCATCTCCGGTACCGGTACCTTCATGAACAACCCGGCTTCTCCTAATACCACTCTGGACACCGTCATCGATCTTGGCTATGCCAATGGCGGCCCCATCGCGATGCGCGATCTCATGAGCACCACTGCTGGTCCTTTCTGTTACGTGTATCTGTAG
- a CDS encoding uncharacterized protein (permease of the major facilitator superfamily): protein MSTDPEKVDECTIEDIKSPSEAPDRSDRDAERRLLRKCDLHVVPILTLLFMFAFLDRINIGNARLMGLEDDLGMSGHQYNIALFVFFIPYILFEVPSNMILKKVKPSWWLSGIMFAWGTITICQGVTASFSGLVVCRVLIGLFESGFMPGAVYLINMYYRRHELQWRLNLFFSASIIAGAVSGLLAYAINNMSGLAGYEGWRWIFIIEGLATVVIAAISKFIIVDWPESATFLNDDERALLLARLKEDQGEARMNRLDKKSMRRTFSDPKIYLGPIMYFGIVNTGYAVSFFTPTILHQLGWTAVRAQVMSIPVYVVATITTLSAALLSDLLRHRYLFTLTGCLVATMGYVILLAQSTVPVGARYFAIFAITSGGYLTQPILMGWLSNNMAGHYKQSIASAMQIGFGNCGGLVASNIFFEDEAPGYRTGYGVSLGMTWICGIACALFLGYLVRENRVRGRGGRDSRYQLPREELENLGDDYPGFTFTY, encoded by the exons ATGTCTACAGATCCCGAAAAAGTAGATGAGTGCACAATAGAAGACATCAAATCCCCTTCGGAAGCACCAGACAGATCCGACCGCGACGCCGAGAGACGACTTCTCCGCAAATGTGACCTGCACGTTGTCCCCATCCTCACTCTCCTATTCATGTTCGCTTTTCTGGACCGTATCAACATCGGCAATGCACGACTGATgggtctggaagatgacctgGGCATGAGTGGACATCAGTATAATATCGCGCTATTTGTGTTCTTCATTCCGTATATTCTGTTTGAGGTGCCGAGTAATATGAtcctgaagaaggtgaagccATCATGGTGGTTGAGTGGGATCATGTTTGCATGGG GTACCATCACTATCTGTCAGGGCGTCACGGCCAGTTTCAGCGGCTTAGTCGTCTGTCGAGTACTGATAGGACTCTTCGAGTCTGGCTTCATGCCTG GCGCGGTTTACCTAATAAACATGTACTATCGTCGTCATGAACTCCAATGGCGactcaacctcttcttcagcgccAGTATCATCGCCGGTGCGGTCAGCGGT CTCCTTGCCTacgccatcaacaacatGTCCGGACTAGCCGGGTACGAAGGCTGGCGCtggatcttcatcatcgagggCCTAGCTACAGTAGTGATAGCAGCAATATCCAAATTCATCATCGTGGACTGGCCTGAGTCGGCTACGTTCCTGAATGATGACGAGCGAGCTTTACTTCTCGCCCGTCTGAAAGAAGACCAGGGCGAAGCGCGAATGAACCGACTCGATAAGAAGTCGATGCGGCGAACATTCTCGGATCCGAAGATTTATCTTGG TCCGATAATGTACTTCGGCATCGTAAACACAGGCTATGCCGTCTCCTTCTTCACCCCCACAatcctccaccaactcggCTGGACGGCAGTCCGCGCCCAAGTGATGAGCATCCCAGTGTACGTCGTAGCAACCATCACTACGCTCTCCGCCGCCCTCCTCAGCgacctcctccgccaccgctacctcttcaccctcaccgGCTGCCTGGTAGCAACCATGGGCTACGTCATCCTGCTGGCGCAATCCACCGTCCCCGTCGGCGCGCGCTATTTCGCTATCTTCGCCATCACCAGCGGCGGGTACTTGACGCAGCCGATTCTCATGGGCTGGTTAAGTAATAATATGGCGGGCCATTACAAGCAGAGCATCGCGTCGGCAATGCAGATCGGATTTGGAAATTGCGGCGGGCTGGTTGCCAGTAATATCTTCTTTGAGGACGAGGCGCCGGGGTATCGCACTGGGTATGGGGTTAGTCTGGGTATGACATGGATCTGTGGGATTGCTTGTGCGCTGTTTTTGGGGTATTTGGTCAGGGAGAATCGggtgagaggaagaggtggGAGGGATTCTCGGTATCAGTTGCCCagggaggagttggagaactTGGGCGATGATTATCCCGGGTTTACGTTTACCTATTGA
- a CDS encoding uncharacterized protein (predicted protein) yields MNKQSLLNALVGILNSTSILRTGVQEPSTSDSTSLHATPTNVTLSATGVSNCTQACALGGLVCVVALPHEANFCGSTNQHGRSTLMAPFPRSAEGGVVANGRITVLKPGSKKSEAEHEPQSDRRVGSGQPKSRAPLPVIPYYPDPIRRGNGTAWALQARDTSLGGQPKATASFSPNSQSRRSSSYL; encoded by the exons ATGAACAAGCAAAGCCTCCTTAACGCACTCGTTGGCATCCTCAATTCGACCTCTATTCTTCGCACGGGGGTTCAAGAGCCCAGTACTAGTGACAGCACGAGTCTCCATGCGACGCCAACAAACGTGACACTGAGTGCCACTGGGGTGTCAAACTGTACTCAGGCCTGCGCGCTAGGCGGGCTGGTTTGTGTTGTGGCCCTTCCTCATGAAGCGAACTTTTG TGGTAGTACCAATCAGCATGGCCGTTCTACCCTCATGGCTCCGTTCCCAAGATCCGCAGAGGGAGGGGTTGTTGCAAATGGAAGGATCACTGTACTGAAACCAGGGAGTAAGAAGAGTGAAGCTGAGCACGAGCCCCAGAGCGATAGGAGAGTTGGCTCTGGCCAGCCCAAGTCTCGTGCCCCCCTTCCCGTGATCCCCTACTACCCTGACCCAATCAGAAGGGGAAATGGTACCGCGTGGGCTCTTCAAGCACGCGACACCAGTCTTGGAGGTCAACCTAAAGCAACAGCTTCCTTCAGTCCCAATTCCCAGTCCCGTCGATCATCCAGCTACTTGTAA
- a CDS encoding uncharacterized protein (predicted protein), with product MDSFDLAKAPPEIRAYATPIILLNLYTNASWLYVYFGMVYRSVKDKSYAMPLYSQCLNIAWEITYGYIYGDDWMLFATFLVTFPTDCLVIWAAIYHGAKEWDRSPLVQRNLLWYYVIGTGIAVALHMCAASELGVEKAFFAGAIGCQAVLSVGYLGNLIQMGSTRGFSMHLWFFRFTGSLTLVPEFYLRVKYWPERFGFLGQPLMLWCCAVFLGFDLVYGILFWYIRRQERETGMLLADGRKRK from the exons ATGGACAGCTTCGATCTCGCCAAAGCACCCCCCGAAATCCGAGCCTACGCCACCCCAATCATCTTGCTGAACCTCTACACCAACGCCAGTTGGCTTTACGTCTACTTCGGCATGGTCTACCGCTCCGTAAAGGACAAGTCCTACGCCATGCCCCTCTACTCCCAATGTCTCAATATCGCCTGGGAGATAACCTACGGTTACATATACGGTGACGATTGGATGCTCTTCGCGACATTCCTCGTTACCTTCCCCACAGACTGCCTCGTCATCTGGGCGGCCATCTACCACGGCGCCAAAGAGTGGGACCGCTCACCCCTGGTGCAGCGCAATCTCCTCTGGTACTATGTGATCGGGACGGGGATCGCTGTTGCCCTGCACATGTGCGCTGCGTCGGAGCTGGGGGTTGAAAAGGCATTCTTTGCCGGTGCGATTGGGTGTCAGGCGGTGTTGAGTGTAGGTTATCTTGGGAATTTGATTCAAATGGGGAGTACAAGGGGGTTTTCAATGCATCTGTG GTTCTTCCGCTTCACAGGCTCCCTAACCCTCGTCCCCGAATTCTACCTGCGGGTGAAATACTGGCCCGAGAGGTTCGGCTTCCTGGGCCAGCCCCTCATGCTCTGGTGCTGCGCTGTCTTCCTGGGATTTGATCTGGTCTACGGGATCTTATTCTGGTATATTCGACGACAGGAACGCGAGACGGGGATGCTGCTTGCTGATgggcggaagaggaagtga
- a CDS encoding basic helix-loop-helix domain-containing protein (predicted protein): protein MSRSRLPPTPAMSGELIVKDQVSVDAVDSFALPPAAMSPAKMESASRRSSKSDQSAYFPASPTSPNLNMGRGANPPRQTGIKRPLEDFDLPPPPTRTRKIIQMKPKTQTQSQAKPAPTTNKPSKESGKSTSNNNNVSPATSKKKQPSATSAAGRKIARKTAHSLIERRRRSKMNEEFATLKDMIPACRGQDMHKLAILQSYPLNKHSYRFLFDPAESSVGSDSPLRQHSTVVPWILGSNVNQPLAGAPTTDSSCVFSRDGP from the exons ATGTCACGTTCTCGTCTTCCACCCACTCCGGCAATGTCGGGAGAGTTGATAGTCAAGGACCAAGTGTCCGTGGATGCTGTCGACTCATTTGCATTGCCGCCAGCTGCTATGAGTCCGGCCAAGATGGAAAGTGCCAGTCGCAGGTCATCGAAGTCGGACCAGTCGGCTTATTTTCCTGCTTCCCCAACTTCCCCAAATCTCAATATGGGACGCGGTGCGAATCCTCCCCGTCAAACGGGTATCAAACGACCACTAGAAGACTTTGATCTCCCACCCCCTCCCACTCGCACCCGCAAAATCATCCAAATGAAGCCCAAGACACAGACTCAAAGTCAAGCCAAGCCAGCACCCACAACTAATAAGCCCTCCAAGGAAAGTGGCAAAAGCACCTCAAACAATAACAATGTGTCCCCTGCCACttccaagaagaaacagCCTAGTGCTACGAGCGCTGCCGGTCGAAAGATTGCTCGCAAGACGGCACATAGCTTGATTGAACGGCGAAGGAGGTCCAAGATGAATGAAGAATTTGCAACCTTGAAAGATATGATCCCAGCTTGTAGAGGTCAGGACATGCACAAGCTTGCCATTCTGCAG TCGTATCCCCTCAACAAGCACAGCTATAGATTTCTCTTCGATCCTGCCGAGTCCAGCGTTGGGTCCGACTCACCCTTGCGACAGCACTCTACGGTCGTCCCGTGGATCCTGGGCAGCAACGTCAACCAACCCCTCGCCGGTGCTCCAACCACAGATTCGTCATGCGTCTTCAGCAGAGATGGACCATGA
- a CDS encoding uncharacterized protein (predicted protein), with protein sequence MSRPKKVAIIGAGPSGLVAAKTLLHNYPKGTFSPTIFEKGHEIGGLWPIEPRDITTETTTPGQRPHNGFVDPSMPTNQSRFTVTFSDLAWESVIDGADIPMFPQAWQAGKYLQAYAERYIPKETLRLGHKVVGSTREMSGGSRPLWTIQWVLERWDNEKGKISTDEEVESETFDYLIVASGYFSTPYTPDIPGLPSFVEKTFHSSAIHTKEDIYLMLEKCGATKDGSGKLVVIGGSISGAEAASALALFLSSMSATAFQYRGYEVHHICTRPFWTIPYYLPHAAPQDDIQEKTVQFIPLDLVLHDLARRPPGPVQYNFGPVSQQQETKVNEYFLSLLGDQHAGYGNIGGGSRGGTNNTQPSLIAISDDYAEYVQSGSVRPTIGRVCAINRTQSGQANVDIKSPDGEMTTLQNVTAIVTATGFTPFASLSFLPEDVLSRLEYSAEDSYFPLILDEKGTSNAEVPDIGFVGLYRGPYWGVMEMQARRVAESWYRADSEQGIQFSTEELKNKVQERQRMRDYKNADPDSRGQFPMGDYVGLMETFARDMGIPRAPLPEVGERLGPVLPTRYMAEGQTKPSMLAESHRALASLRDTLTYDSDTSRTGLTRAIFRALHGTWNFSRVSSRYDGEVTGTARFSPTYPTYPKDEREYTYDEVKRVDRTPRSPDRSIFRLGQTSAHSGEMQISILNSNSDVELGEAPQILHELRFVGPPRLEYEGSGREEYVVRVGGCMSSEDNNRRGFEHSYEYVFRLEGVAISSWECNVEYKKTRTDSFGDSDGRVNEWRRTVYRR encoded by the exons ATGTCCCGACCGAAGAAGGTTGCCATAATTG GAGCGGGGCCCTCGGGGTTAGTGGCCGCCAAAACACTCCTCCATAACTACCCCAAGGGAACCTTTTCTCCCACCATCTTCGAGAAGGGCCATGAAATAGGTGGTCTTTGGCCAATTGAACCGCGAGATATCACCACAGAAACAACAACCCCCGGACAACGCCCGCACAATGGGTTCGTGGACCCGTCAATGCCCACGAATCAGAGTCGATTCACCGTGACCTTTTCCGATCTGGCTTGGGAGTCAGTTATCGATGGCGCCGATATTCCTATGTTTCCACAGGCCTGGCAAGCGGGAAAATACTTGCAGGCGTATGCAGAACGCTATATACCTAAGGAGACCCTGAGACTGGGGCACAAGGTTGTTGGATCGACGCGAGAGATGAGTGGAGGTTCGAGACCGTTGTGGACCATACAATGGGTCCTGGAAAGGTG GGATAAcgagaaagggaaaatctcAACGGACGAAGAAGTGGAATCAGAAACCTTCGACTACCTCATTGTCGCATCTGGTTACTTCTCAACACCATATACTCCAGATATCCCAGGATTACCTAGTTTCGTCGAGAAGACGTTTCACAGTTCTGCCATTCACACGAAAGAGGACATATACCTTATGCTTGAAAAATGTGGTGCGACCAAGGATGGTAGTGGTAAATTGGTCGTCATTGGAGGGAGTATATCGGGCGCTGAGGCTGCCTCAGCGCTTgcgcttttcctttccagtATGAGTGCTACTGCCTTCCAATATCGAGGCTACGAAGTCCACCATATCTGTACACGGCCCTTCTGGACTATACCCTATTATCTGCCACATGCTGCTCCGCAAGACGACATCCAGGAAAAAACTGTTCAGTTCATACCACTTGACCTTGTCCTACATGATCTGGCCCGACGTCCACCGGGACCAGTTCAGTATAACTTTGGACCTGTTTCGCAGCAGCAAGAGACTAAGGTTAATGAAtacttcctttctttgctaGGTGACCAGCATGCAGGTTATGGGAATATCGGCGGCGGCTCTCGCGGTGGCACAAACAACACACAACCTTCATTGATAGCTATAAGCGACGACTACGCAGAGTACGTACAATCGGGTTCAGTACGTCCTACGATCGGCCGTGTATGCGCTATAAATCGCACACAGTCCGGTCAGGCAAACGTTGACATCAAGAGTCCTGATGGCGAAATGACCACTCTCCAAAACGTCACAGCTATAGTCACGGCTACCGGTTTCACGCCATTTGCCTCCCTCTcatttcttccagaagacgtACTCTCCAGACTCGAGTATTCAGCCGAAGACTCCTACTTCCCTCTGATCTTGGATGAAAAAGGCACCTCCAATGCAGAAGTCCCCGATATAGGATTCGTAGGACTTTACCGAGGGCCCTACTGGGGAGTCATGGAAATGCAAGCGCGAAGAGTTGCGGAATCGTGGTATCGAGCTGATTCTGAGCAAGGAATCCAATTCTCAACGGAAGAACTGAAGAACAAGGtacaagaaagacaaaggATGCGTGACTACAAGAATGCGGATCCAGACTCCCGGGGCCAATTTCCAATGGGAGATTATGTGGGGTTGATGGAGACCTTTGCTAGGGATATGGGGATCCCTCGGGCCCCACTTCCGGAGGTTGGGGAAAGACTTGGACCAGTTCTTCCTACCCGGTATATGGCTGAAGGACAAACGAAGCCTTCAATGCTGGCCGAGTCGCATCGTGCTTTGGCTTCGTTAAGGGACACGCTCACCTACGACAGTGATACATCCAGGACCGGGTTAACTAGGGCTATTTTCAGAGCGTTACACGGAACTTGGAATTTTTCAAGGGTCTCTTCGAGATACGACGGCGAGGTAACAGGGACGGCAAGGTTCTCACCAACATATCCGACATATCCGAAGGATGAGAGGGAATATACCTACGACGAGGTTAAGAGAGTTGATAGAACGCCGAGGTCACCAGATCGATCTATCTTTCGTCTTGGCCAAACCAGCGCCCATAGCGGCGAGATGCAAATATCCATTCTCAATTCGAATTCGGATGTAGAGCTAGGAGAAGCTCCTCAAATACTGCACGAATTGAGGTTCGTGGGTCCTCCGCGTCTCGAATATGAAGGCTCAGGACGCGAGGAATACGTTGTCCGAGTTGGAGGGTGCATGAGCTCAGAAGATAATAACCGGCGAGGCTTTGAACATAGCTACGAATATGTTTTCCGCCTTGAAGGCGTGGCAATCTCGTCCTGGGAATGCAACGTGGAATATAAAAAGACTAGGACTGACAGTTTTGGGGATTCGGATGGACGAGTCAACGAGTGGAGGAGGACAGTATACAGGCGATAA